One part of the Defluviitalea raffinosedens genome encodes these proteins:
- a CDS encoding stage V sporulation protein AB has translation MFWGRLLSVLVGFSGGVVIAGGVFAFIAIIGIIPRLMQKTKTNKYVILYENVIILGGILGSLTMIWDIRIPIGNIGSSIIGFSFGIFVGCLAVSLAEILDVIPIIARRVIIKKGIGFFLISVAVGKAVGSLIYWIIPGFIQYK, from the coding sequence ATGTTTTGGGGTAGATTATTGTCTGTTTTGGTTGGATTTAGCGGTGGGGTAGTTATAGCCGGTGGAGTATTTGCTTTTATAGCGATTATAGGTATTATTCCAAGACTCATGCAAAAAACGAAAACCAATAAATACGTAATTTTATATGAGAATGTTATCATTTTAGGCGGTATTTTAGGAAGCCTTACAATGATTTGGGATATACGAATTCCCATCGGAAACATTGGATCAAGTATCATAGGATTTTCTTTTGGTATTTTTGTAGGATGCTTGGCTGTATCATTAGCTGAAATCCTGGATGTTATACCGATTATAGCCAGAAGAGTAATCATTAAAAAAGGAATTGGCTTCTTTTTGATTAGCGTTGCTGTAGGAAAGGCAGTTGGATCTTTGATATATTGGATTATTCCAGGTTTTATTCAATACAAATAA
- the spoVAC gene encoding stage V sporulation protein AC: MDQMQDMKKEYEQLVEKVSPKSNTVRDCARAFWVGGLICTIGELITNIIKSFGYNQDEASMLTTITLVFLGILLTGLDIYDSIGKYAGAGSIVPITGFANSMVSPAIEFKKEGYVFGVGARMFTIAGPVIVYGVIASVIVGIIHYFI, translated from the coding sequence ATGGATCAAATGCAAGACATGAAAAAAGAATATGAGCAACTGGTAGAGAAAGTCTCTCCCAAATCCAATACAGTCCGGGATTGTGCCAGAGCATTCTGGGTTGGAGGACTCATTTGCACTATTGGAGAACTTATTACAAATATTATTAAAAGTTTTGGATATAACCAGGATGAGGCATCCATGCTTACAACGATCACTCTGGTGTTTTTAGGAATTCTTTTAACAGGCTTGGATATTTATGATTCTATAGGGAAATATGCCGGAGCGGGGTCCATTGTACCTATTACCGGCTTTGCCAACTCCATGGTATCTCCTGCTATTGAATTTAAAAAGGAAGGATATGTATTTGGAGTGGGTGCAAGAATGTTTACCATTGCAGGCCCCGTTATTGTATATGGTGTGATTGCATCGGTGATTGTCGGTATTATACATTATTTTATATAG
- a CDS encoding stage V sporulation protein AA — MTVYIKPYKKTTIYNKRNITIKDIAEIAAPVSIENSLEKIQVLKIQENKKKNYVISIIDIIKAIHKEYPDIDVDNVGETHSIIEYSPNENKENGILTFLKVLSVCCILFAGGGIAIMTFHTDAALPDVLRQLYKMFTGIQTDQPYWIQVPYSIGIAVGIIVFFNHFSSKKITDDPTPIEVEMDTYEDSVEDCIIDSIIEEKRRNK; from the coding sequence ATGACAGTTTATATAAAGCCGTATAAAAAAACAACCATCTATAATAAAAGGAATATTACCATTAAAGATATTGCTGAGATCGCTGCTCCCGTTTCAATCGAAAATTCACTTGAAAAGATTCAGGTGTTGAAAATACAGGAAAACAAGAAGAAAAATTATGTAATTTCTATTATAGACATCATAAAAGCCATCCATAAAGAGTATCCAGATATTGATGTGGACAATGTCGGAGAAACACATAGTATTATAGAATATTCTCCCAATGAAAATAAAGAAAATGGTATTCTAACCTTTTTAAAAGTACTTAGTGTGTGTTGCATTTTATTTGCCGGTGGGGGCATTGCAATAATGACATTTCATACAGACGCAGCGCTTCCCGATGTATTGAGGCAACTGTATAAAATGTTTACAGGAATTCAAACGGATCAACCTTATTGGATACAAGTACCTTATTCCATCGGTATTGCTGTAGGCATTATCGTTTTTTTTAACCATTTTTCTTCTAAGAAAATAACTGATGACCCCACACCTATTGAAGTAGAAATGGATACGTATGAAGACAGTGTAGAAGATTGCATTATTGACAGCATTATCGAAGAGAAAAGGAGAAATAAATAA
- the spoVAE gene encoding stage V sporulation protein AE: MDYIKAFIVGGIICVIGQLLIDKTKLMSGRILVLFVTLGAALHGIGLYEPIVKFAGAGATVPLPGFGYALAKGAIEEVEKVGLRGAFTGGLKATAAGITAAIVFAYLSALIFNPKAKE, translated from the coding sequence ATGGATTATATAAAAGCATTTATTGTAGGTGGAATTATATGTGTCATAGGACAATTATTAATAGATAAGACAAAATTAATGTCCGGCAGAATTTTAGTACTGTTTGTTACTTTAGGAGCAGCTCTGCATGGTATTGGGCTTTATGAACCTATAGTAAAATTCGCTGGAGCAGGCGCAACAGTTCCTTTGCCCGGGTTTGGATATGCCCTGGCAAAAGGTGCAATCGAAGAGGTAGAGAAGGTAGGTTTAAGAGGTGCATTTACAGGAGGATTAAAGGCAACTGCTGCTGGAATTACCGCAGCAATTGTGTTTGCCTATTTATCAGCACTTATTTTTAATCCAAAAGCAAAAGAATAA
- the spoVAD gene encoding stage V sporulation protein AD, which translates to MSKRMGKQTIKFDSPPSIIATASTVGPKEGKGPLASYFDVVLHDPLWGEDSWEKAESKIVRKTIERVIEKAHLTPEDINYIFAGDLLNQLTASTFGIRGLNIPFFGLFGACSTMSESMSLGAMVIDGGFADYVVAEASSHFCGSEKQFRFPLELGTQRPLTASWTVTGSGAVVLAKNGTGPYITHVTTGKIVDLGIKDPNNMGAAMAPAAADTIITHFQDTGRSPEDYDLIITGDLGSIGKELTLELVRRSNYDIEKVFSDCGIEIFDPVTQDTHAGGSGCGCSAVTFAGYLYKEMQNNKWNRILFIPTGALMSPGSTQQGESIPGIAHAVVIDNKWA; encoded by the coding sequence ATGTCAAAGCGCATGGGAAAACAAACCATTAAATTCGATTCGCCTCCCAGTATTATTGCAACAGCATCAACAGTAGGACCTAAAGAAGGGAAAGGCCCTTTGGCTAGTTATTTTGATGTAGTACTTCATGACCCATTATGGGGTGAAGACAGCTGGGAAAAGGCTGAAAGTAAAATTGTAAGGAAAACAATTGAGAGAGTAATCGAAAAAGCTCATTTAACTCCGGAAGATATCAATTATATATTCGCAGGAGATTTACTCAATCAGCTCACAGCCAGTACTTTTGGAATCAGAGGTTTGAATATTCCGTTTTTTGGGCTTTTTGGAGCTTGTTCAACGATGTCAGAATCCATGTCATTAGGAGCTATGGTGATTGATGGAGGTTTCGCAGATTATGTTGTAGCAGAAGCATCCAGTCATTTCTGTGGTTCTGAAAAGCAATTTAGATTTCCGCTGGAATTAGGTACTCAAAGGCCTCTTACAGCTTCATGGACTGTAACAGGAAGTGGAGCAGTAGTACTTGCAAAGAATGGTACTGGTCCATATATTACCCATGTTACAACAGGTAAGATTGTGGATTTGGGCATCAAAGACCCCAATAATATGGGAGCTGCCATGGCTCCGGCAGCCGCAGATACGATCATCACTCATTTTCAGGATACTGGTCGAAGCCCAGAGGATTATGATTTGATCATTACAGGCGATTTGGGTTCAATTGGAAAAGAATTAACTCTTGAATTGGTCAGAAGAAGTAATTATGATATCGAAAAAGTTTTCTCCGACTGTGGAATAGAAATATTTGATCCTGTGACTCAGGATACTCATGCCGGAGGAAGCGGCTGTGGATGTTCTGCTGTAACATTCGCAGGATATTTGTATAAAGAAATGCAAAATAATAAATGGAATCGCATTTTATTTATTCCAACTGGTGCATTAATGAGTCCAGGAAGTACACAGCAGGGTGAATCGATTCCAGGTATCGCTCATGCAGTTGTTATAGATAATAAATGGGCATAG